In Diorhabda carinulata isolate Delta chromosome 6, icDioCari1.1, whole genome shotgun sequence, a single genomic region encodes these proteins:
- the LOC130895735 gene encoding homeobox protein cut isoform X1, with amino-acid sequence MQPTAAASLPPPGGDMDMQTMQSMDWLFKKERIYLLAQFWQQRATLAEKEVTTLKEQLSGTNTSNNCENKDTLNMDRQSFENEMATKDKEINHLVEEIQRLQGCLSKLQESSMSQISLLEDQLEQKRQHVLRLENKLDSQKDYDELKREVSILRSDLANNPDGKNIELLLEKSKNLSVHDPNDKSPKREIEGVDQHPPQTPSLSTTPPNILPPLFQNVDAFGSLLGEEIVSSWRRNIEQNRITPKSPSASLDISLKCSTPVNADSTADKSTASTPQLSDQVCQSSPNENLINGNPKSPQEDNNNHHVSNNNLPLSAMCTFLKNEDSLKSPYRFDDHRPPFKFAEDLGMAPGSMVGRLGESLIPKGDPMEARLQEMLRYNIDKYATQNLDTLQIARRVRELLSIHNIGQRLFAKYVLGLSQGTVSELLSKPKPWDKLTEKGRDSYRKMHAWACDENAILLLKSLIPKKDHFSSTGKSDAGMPPYGRPENDHPDDRFVHILNNPTFQQHIKQQPLEDSHSNEDSKSPQGCSSPFSRDSSMNKRLKKYENDDISQDKVVRIYQEELAKLMGRRLDDLRGQRDGPFPGLFLPHIYSGSTLERTPEELRLVLDAYHREFAKLNHGQNSTQMPLSLLAIQQQALAHHQQQQYSNGGVQDLSIPKDKMKMANGSMDEKDEKDDLMSRHSGSAFSLVKPKIEPGTQPSTGSTASSPLGNNSILPPMTPNDDFSGSAVASPLQRMASITNSLISQPPSQPHPSNNNRPLKAVLPPITQQQFDLYNNLNTEDIVKKVKEQLSQYSISQRLFGESVLGLSQGSVSDLLARPKPWHMLTQKGREPFIRMKMFLEDENAVHKLVASQYKIAPEKLMRTGGYGGACSSIGKSMPPTNKMLSEAAGLLNKMQESQNILPPSLQLGPPQGINPQPPPPPMLLTPPGLPPHHAINIQNQDLIKKTNHSPHGVPHSPMGQQHTPLRNMHQHISPSVYEMAALTQDLDTQIITTKIKEALLANNIGQKIFGEAVLGLSQGSVSELLSKPKPWHMLSIKGREPFIRMQLWLNDAHNVDRLQALKNERREANKRRRSSGAGAHDNSSDTSSNDTSEFYHSNSPGPGPPSAKKQRVLFSEEQKEALRLAFHLDPYPNVNTIEFLATELVLSSRTITNWFHNHRMRLKQQVPHGFPSDLPPRDQTGNQQTFDPVQFKVLLNQRLIELSKERMGLSGVPLPYPPYLATNANLAALISRGLLPTGDMDLAALNNAVKEQMSGLDLSMTALKREPGDFDDDDDVESNASEDSNISGGSLRGVVKSEPKEIPSSQSRSSRRKPAAPQWVNPNWEEEKEKPNTGDEVIINGVCVMQTGDDYARRNAEETVRVEPQAVLDRYEDEQSETSSISNDNEQNEKMEDKEIDREEQTARSDVKIDDSEIKNLNQENEEERWEY; translated from the exons ATCAATCATTTAGTAGAGGAAATACAAAGGCTGCAGGGATGTCTGTCGAAATTACAAGAGTCATCTATGTCACAGATAAGCTTATTAGAAGATCAATTGGAACAGAAAAGACAACACGTTTTACGATTAGAAAACAAATTGGACTCACAAAAAGACTATGACGAACTGAAAAGAGAAGTCAG TATATTACGCTCAGACTTAGCCAATAATCCCgatggaaaaaatatagaattattgttagaaaaatcgaaaaatctcAGCGTTCATGACCCGAACGATAAATCGCCGAAGAGAGAAATTGAAG GGGTTGATCAGCATCCGCCGCAAACCCCTTCCCTTTCTACAACCCCTCCGAATATCCTCCCGCcactttttcaaaatgttgaCGCGTTCGGTAGTTTATTAGGTGAAGAAATAGTTTCTTCTTGGAGAAGAAACATTGAACAAAATCGTATAACACCAAAATCACCGTCTGCTTCTTTAGATATATCGCTCAAGTGTTCGACACCGGTTAATGCTGATTCTACGGCGGACAAAAGTACGGCTTCCACTCCCCAACTTTCGGATCAAGTCTGTCAATCCTCACCTAACGAAAATCTCATAAACGGTAATCCGAAAAGTCCGCAAGAAGACAACAACAACCATCACGTTAGCAATAACAATCTCCCTTTATCGGCGATgtgtacatttttaaaaaatgaagatagTTTAAAGAGCCCTTACCGATTCGATGATCACAGACCTCCGTTTAAGTTCGCCGAAGATTTAGGTATGGCACCAGGATCTATGGTAGGAAGACTTGGAGAAAGCCTTATACCTAAGGGAGATCCGATGGAAGCTAGACTCCAAGAAATGTTGAGATACAACATCGATAAATACGCAACACAAAATTTGG atACTCTTCAGATCGCAAGAAGGGTACGCGAACTACTTTCGATTCACAATATTGGCCAAAGATTATTCGCAAAATACGTACTAGGATTGTCGCAAGGAACGGTTTCGGAGTTACTTTCGAAACCGAAACCGTGGGATAAATTAACGGAAAAAGGAAGAGACAGTTATAGGAAAATGCACGCGTGGGCATGTGACGAAAATGCCATACTCCTACTGAAATCGTTAATACCAAAGAAAG ACCATTTTTCATCAACAGGCAAATCGGATGCCGGTATGCCACCTTACGGTCGTCCCGAAAATGATCATCCCGACGACAGATTCGTACACATTTTAAATAATCCCACCTTTCAACAACATATAAAACAACAACCTCTAGAAGACAGTCACAGCAATGAAGATTCTAAATCACCTCAAGGATGTAGTAGTCCTTTTTCGAGAGATTCCAGTATGAATAAGAGactaaaaaaatacgaaaatgacGATATATCTCAAGATAAAGTCGTTCGAATTTATCAAGAAGAATTAGCTAAACTTATGGGTAGACGGTTGGATGATCTCAGAGGTCAAAGGGATGGACCTTTTCCTGG TTTGTTTCTTCCCCATATCTATAGCGGCAGCACTCTAGAACGAACGCCCGAAGAACTACGTTTAGTTCTCGACGCATATCACAGAGAATTCGCCAAATTAAATCACGGCCAAAATTCCACACAGATGCCGTTAAGTCTATTGGCTATCCAACAGCAAGCACTCGCTCATCACCAGCAACAGCAATACTCCAATGGAGGGGTTCAGGATCTTTCCATTCCAAAAGACAAAATGAAAATGGCGAACGGCAGCATGgatgaaaaagatgaaaaagacGATCTAATGTCACGGCATTCGGGATCTGCATTTAGTTTAGTAAAACCAAAAATTGAACCCGGCACTCAACCGAGTACAGGATCGACGGCGTCCAGTCCGTTAGGAAATAATTCAATTCTGCCACCTATGACTCCGAACGATGATTTTTCCGGATCGGCAGTAGCATCGCCTCTACAACGAATGGCAAGCATCACGAATTCCCTCATATCACAACCACCATCCCAACCGCATCCGTCTAATAATAATAGACCTCTAAAAGCAGTATTACCACCAATAACTCAACAACAGTTTGACCTATACAATAACTTGAATACAGAAGATATTGTTAAAAAAGTCAAAGAACAATTAAGCCAATATTCGATAAGCCAGAGACTATTCGGAGAAAGCGTATTGGGATTATCGCAAGGTTCTGTTAGTGATCTTTTAGCGAGACCCAAGCCATGGCATATGTTGACGCAAAAAGGCAGGGAACCCTTTATTAGAATGAAAATGTTCTTAGAAGACGAGAACGCCGTCCACAAATTGGTAGCCAGCCAATATAAAATTGCCCCGGAGAAATTGATGAGGACAGGAGGATACGGAGGAG cTTGTTCGTCGATAGGAAAGTCTATGCCACCAACAAACAAAATGCTATCGGAAGCGGCAGGTCTCCTTAATAAAATGCAAGAATCTCAAAACATTTTACCTCCGTCTCTTCAGCTTGGACCTCCGCAAGGAATCAATCCGCAACCTCCTCCACCTCCGATGTTATTAACGCCGCCCGGTTTGCCACCACATCATGCGatcaatattcaaaatcaaGATCTCATTAAAAAAACCAATCACAGTCCGCACGGCGTTCCACATTCTCCCATGGGTCAGCAACACACACCTCTCAGAAATATGCACCAACATATTTCGCCTAGCGTTTATGAAATGGCAGCTCTTACGCAAGACCTCGATACTCAAATCATTACTACGAAAATCAAAGAAGCATTACTCGCTAATAATATTGGACAAAAG ATATTCGGCGAAGCTGTTCTTGGTTTATCACAAGGCTCCGTTAGTGAACTTCTATCGAAACCGAAGCCTTGGCATATGCTTAGTATAAAAGGCCGAGAACCCTTCATAAGAATGCAACTTTGGCTGAACGACGCTCACAACGTTGATCGACTGCAAGCTTTAAAAAATGAGAGGAGAGAAGCGAACAAAAGGAGGAGATCATCTGGAGCTGGTGCTCACGATAATAGTAGTGATACTTCTTCGAACGATACCTCAGAATTTTACCATTCGAATTCCCCCGGTCCTGGACCACCGTCCGCTAAAAAACAACGAGTTCTATTTAGCGAAGAACAAAAAGAAGCACTGAGGCTAGCCTTTCATTTAGATCCATATCCGAACGTTAATACAATTGAATTTCTAGCGACCGAACTGGTTTTGTCATCTAGAACTATCACGAATTGGTTTCACAATCACAGAATGCGTTTAAAACAGCAAGTACCGCATGGATTCCCTTCCGATTTACCTCCAAGAGATCAAACGGGCAACCAACAAACCTTCGATCCAGTACAATTCAAAGTACTATTAAACCAAAGATTAATTGAACTTTCGAAGGAAAGAATGGGCTTAAGCGGTGTTCCGTTACCTTATCCCCCTTATTTAGCAACGAACGCCAATTTAGCCGCTTTAATAAGTCGAGGACTGTTGCCTACCGGCGATATGGACTTGGCGGCTTTAAATAACGCAGTTAAAGAACAAATGAGCGGTTTAGATTTATCTATGACGGCATTGAAAAGGGAACCCGGTGATTTCGATGACGATGACGACGTCGAAAGTAACGCATCAGAAGATTCAAATATATCGGGCGGAAGTTTGCGCGGAGTAGTAAAGTCGGAACCCAAAGAAATACCCTCGAGCCAGAGCAGGTCGTCGAGACGAAAACCTGCTGCACCTCAATGGGTAAATCCGAATTGggaggaagaaaaagaaaaaccgaatacgGGAGACGAAGTCATCATTAACGGCGTCTGTGTGATGCAGACCGGCGATGACTACGCCAGGAGGAATGCGGAGGAAACCGTACGAGTGGAACCTCAAGCGGTATTGGACAGGTACGAAGACGAACAAAGCGAAACGTCTTCAATCAGCAACGATAacgaacaaaatgaaaaaatggaagACAAAGAAATCGATCGGGAAGAACAGACTGCGAGGAGTGACGTTAAGATAGACGACAGTGAAATTAAAAACCTTAATCAAGAAAACGAAGAAGAACGGTGGGAGTACTAA
- the LOC130895735 gene encoding homeobox protein cut isoform X7, with amino-acid sequence MQPTAAASLPPPGGDMDMQTMQSMDWLFKKERIYLLAQFWQQRATLAEKEVTTLKEQLSGTNTSNNCENKDTLNMDRQSFENEMATKDKEINHLVEEIQRLQGCLSKLQESSMSQISLLEDQLEQKRQHVLRLENKLDSQKDYDELKREVSILRSDLANNPDGKNIELLLEKSKNLSVHDPNDKSPKREIEDISLKCSTPVNADSTADKSTASTPQLSDQVCQSSPNENLINGNPKSPQEDNNNHHVSNNNLPLSAMCTFLKNEDSLKSPYRFDDHRPPFKFAEDLGMAPGSMVGRLGESLIPKGDPMEARLQEMLRYNIDKYATQNLDTLQIARRVRELLSIHNIGQRLFAKYVLGLSQGTVSELLSKPKPWDKLTEKGRDSYRKMHAWACDENAILLLKSLIPKKGKSDAGMPPYGRPENDHPDDRFVHILNNPTFQQHIKQQPLEDSHSNEDSKSPQGCSSPFSRDSSMNKRLKKYENDDISQDKVVRIYQEELAKLMGRRLDDLRGQRDGPFPGGSTLERTPEELRLVLDAYHREFAKLNHGQNSTQMPLSLLAIQQQALAHHQQQQYSNGGVQDLSIPKDKMKMANGSMDEKDEKDDLMSRHSGSAFSLVKPKIEPGTQPSTGSTASSPLGNNSILPPMTPNDDFSGSAVASPLQRMASITNSLISQPPSQPHPSNNNRPLKAVLPPITQQQFDLYNNLNTEDIVKKVKEQLSQYSISQRLFGESVLGLSQGSVSDLLARPKPWHMLTQKGREPFIRMKMFLEDENAVHKLVASQYKIAPEKLMRTGGYGGACSSIGKSMPPTNKMLSEAAGLLNKMQESQNILPPSLQLGPPQGINPQPPPPPMLLTPPGLPPHHAINIQNQDLIKKTNHSPHGVPHSPMGQQHTPLRNMHQHISPSVYEMAALTQDLDTQIITTKIKEALLANNIGQKIFGEAVLGLSQGSVSELLSKPKPWHMLSIKGREPFIRMQLWLNDAHNVDRLQALKNERREANKRRRSSGAGAHDNSSDTSSNDTSEFYHSNSPGPGPPSAKKQRVLFSEEQKEALRLAFHLDPYPNVNTIEFLATELVLSSRTITNWFHNHRMRLKQQVPHGFPSDLPPRDQTGNQQTFDPVQFKVLLNQRLIELSKERMGLSGVPLPYPPYLATNANLAALISRGLLPTGDMDLAALNNAVKEQMSGLDLSMTALKREPGDFDDDDDVESNASEDSNISGGSLRGVVKSEPKEIPSSQSRSSRRKPAAPQWVNPNWEEEKEKPNTGDEVIINGVCVMQTGDDYARRNAEETVRVEPQAVLDRYEDEQSETSSISNDNEQNEKMEDKEIDREEQTARSDVKIDDSEIKNLNQENEEERWEY; translated from the exons ATCAATCATTTAGTAGAGGAAATACAAAGGCTGCAGGGATGTCTGTCGAAATTACAAGAGTCATCTATGTCACAGATAAGCTTATTAGAAGATCAATTGGAACAGAAAAGACAACACGTTTTACGATTAGAAAACAAATTGGACTCACAAAAAGACTATGACGAACTGAAAAGAGAAGTCAG TATATTACGCTCAGACTTAGCCAATAATCCCgatggaaaaaatatagaattattgttagaaaaatcgaaaaatctcAGCGTTCATGACCCGAACGATAAATCGCCGAAGAGAGAAATTGAAG ATATATCGCTCAAGTGTTCGACACCGGTTAATGCTGATTCTACGGCGGACAAAAGTACGGCTTCCACTCCCCAACTTTCGGATCAAGTCTGTCAATCCTCACCTAACGAAAATCTCATAAACGGTAATCCGAAAAGTCCGCAAGAAGACAACAACAACCATCACGTTAGCAATAACAATCTCCCTTTATCGGCGATgtgtacatttttaaaaaatgaagatagTTTAAAGAGCCCTTACCGATTCGATGATCACAGACCTCCGTTTAAGTTCGCCGAAGATTTAGGTATGGCACCAGGATCTATGGTAGGAAGACTTGGAGAAAGCCTTATACCTAAGGGAGATCCGATGGAAGCTAGACTCCAAGAAATGTTGAGATACAACATCGATAAATACGCAACACAAAATTTGG atACTCTTCAGATCGCAAGAAGGGTACGCGAACTACTTTCGATTCACAATATTGGCCAAAGATTATTCGCAAAATACGTACTAGGATTGTCGCAAGGAACGGTTTCGGAGTTACTTTCGAAACCGAAACCGTGGGATAAATTAACGGAAAAAGGAAGAGACAGTTATAGGAAAATGCACGCGTGGGCATGTGACGAAAATGCCATACTCCTACTGAAATCGTTAATACCAAAGAAAG GCAAATCGGATGCCGGTATGCCACCTTACGGTCGTCCCGAAAATGATCATCCCGACGACAGATTCGTACACATTTTAAATAATCCCACCTTTCAACAACATATAAAACAACAACCTCTAGAAGACAGTCACAGCAATGAAGATTCTAAATCACCTCAAGGATGTAGTAGTCCTTTTTCGAGAGATTCCAGTATGAATAAGAGactaaaaaaatacgaaaatgacGATATATCTCAAGATAAAGTCGTTCGAATTTATCAAGAAGAATTAGCTAAACTTATGGGTAGACGGTTGGATGATCTCAGAGGTCAAAGGGATGGACCTTTTCCTGG CGGCAGCACTCTAGAACGAACGCCCGAAGAACTACGTTTAGTTCTCGACGCATATCACAGAGAATTCGCCAAATTAAATCACGGCCAAAATTCCACACAGATGCCGTTAAGTCTATTGGCTATCCAACAGCAAGCACTCGCTCATCACCAGCAACAGCAATACTCCAATGGAGGGGTTCAGGATCTTTCCATTCCAAAAGACAAAATGAAAATGGCGAACGGCAGCATGgatgaaaaagatgaaaaagacGATCTAATGTCACGGCATTCGGGATCTGCATTTAGTTTAGTAAAACCAAAAATTGAACCCGGCACTCAACCGAGTACAGGATCGACGGCGTCCAGTCCGTTAGGAAATAATTCAATTCTGCCACCTATGACTCCGAACGATGATTTTTCCGGATCGGCAGTAGCATCGCCTCTACAACGAATGGCAAGCATCACGAATTCCCTCATATCACAACCACCATCCCAACCGCATCCGTCTAATAATAATAGACCTCTAAAAGCAGTATTACCACCAATAACTCAACAACAGTTTGACCTATACAATAACTTGAATACAGAAGATATTGTTAAAAAAGTCAAAGAACAATTAAGCCAATATTCGATAAGCCAGAGACTATTCGGAGAAAGCGTATTGGGATTATCGCAAGGTTCTGTTAGTGATCTTTTAGCGAGACCCAAGCCATGGCATATGTTGACGCAAAAAGGCAGGGAACCCTTTATTAGAATGAAAATGTTCTTAGAAGACGAGAACGCCGTCCACAAATTGGTAGCCAGCCAATATAAAATTGCCCCGGAGAAATTGATGAGGACAGGAGGATACGGAGGAG cTTGTTCGTCGATAGGAAAGTCTATGCCACCAACAAACAAAATGCTATCGGAAGCGGCAGGTCTCCTTAATAAAATGCAAGAATCTCAAAACATTTTACCTCCGTCTCTTCAGCTTGGACCTCCGCAAGGAATCAATCCGCAACCTCCTCCACCTCCGATGTTATTAACGCCGCCCGGTTTGCCACCACATCATGCGatcaatattcaaaatcaaGATCTCATTAAAAAAACCAATCACAGTCCGCACGGCGTTCCACATTCTCCCATGGGTCAGCAACACACACCTCTCAGAAATATGCACCAACATATTTCGCCTAGCGTTTATGAAATGGCAGCTCTTACGCAAGACCTCGATACTCAAATCATTACTACGAAAATCAAAGAAGCATTACTCGCTAATAATATTGGACAAAAG ATATTCGGCGAAGCTGTTCTTGGTTTATCACAAGGCTCCGTTAGTGAACTTCTATCGAAACCGAAGCCTTGGCATATGCTTAGTATAAAAGGCCGAGAACCCTTCATAAGAATGCAACTTTGGCTGAACGACGCTCACAACGTTGATCGACTGCAAGCTTTAAAAAATGAGAGGAGAGAAGCGAACAAAAGGAGGAGATCATCTGGAGCTGGTGCTCACGATAATAGTAGTGATACTTCTTCGAACGATACCTCAGAATTTTACCATTCGAATTCCCCCGGTCCTGGACCACCGTCCGCTAAAAAACAACGAGTTCTATTTAGCGAAGAACAAAAAGAAGCACTGAGGCTAGCCTTTCATTTAGATCCATATCCGAACGTTAATACAATTGAATTTCTAGCGACCGAACTGGTTTTGTCATCTAGAACTATCACGAATTGGTTTCACAATCACAGAATGCGTTTAAAACAGCAAGTACCGCATGGATTCCCTTCCGATTTACCTCCAAGAGATCAAACGGGCAACCAACAAACCTTCGATCCAGTACAATTCAAAGTACTATTAAACCAAAGATTAATTGAACTTTCGAAGGAAAGAATGGGCTTAAGCGGTGTTCCGTTACCTTATCCCCCTTATTTAGCAACGAACGCCAATTTAGCCGCTTTAATAAGTCGAGGACTGTTGCCTACCGGCGATATGGACTTGGCGGCTTTAAATAACGCAGTTAAAGAACAAATGAGCGGTTTAGATTTATCTATGACGGCATTGAAAAGGGAACCCGGTGATTTCGATGACGATGACGACGTCGAAAGTAACGCATCAGAAGATTCAAATATATCGGGCGGAAGTTTGCGCGGAGTAGTAAAGTCGGAACCCAAAGAAATACCCTCGAGCCAGAGCAGGTCGTCGAGACGAAAACCTGCTGCACCTCAATGGGTAAATCCGAATTGggaggaagaaaaagaaaaaccgaatacgGGAGACGAAGTCATCATTAACGGCGTCTGTGTGATGCAGACCGGCGATGACTACGCCAGGAGGAATGCGGAGGAAACCGTACGAGTGGAACCTCAAGCGGTATTGGACAGGTACGAAGACGAACAAAGCGAAACGTCTTCAATCAGCAACGATAacgaacaaaatgaaaaaatggaagACAAAGAAATCGATCGGGAAGAACAGACTGCGAGGAGTGACGTTAAGATAGACGACAGTGAAATTAAAAACCTTAATCAAGAAAACGAAGAAGAACGGTGGGAGTACTAA